A single region of the Triticum dicoccoides isolate Atlit2015 ecotype Zavitan chromosome 2B, WEW_v2.0, whole genome shotgun sequence genome encodes:
- the LOC119366449 gene encoding cysteine protease ATG4B-like, producing MTSLPERGAAPPSNPTPSSSREGDAAVASSSSSASEEQKKDGSPKQCKASILSSVLTIFEPDQDQSGRSGGHASGSYAWSRVLRRFVGGGSMWRFLGCGKALTAGDVWFLGKCYKLSSEESSSDSDSEGGHAAFLEDFSSRVWITYRKGFDVISDSKLTSDVNWGCMVRSSQMLVAQALIFHHLGRSWRKPAQNPSDPEHTRILHLFGDSEVCAFSIHNLLQAGKSYGLAAGSWVGPYAMCRAWQTLIRTNREQPEVINRNESFPMALYVVSGDEDGERGGAPVVCIDVAAQLCYDFNKDQSTWSPILLLVPLVLGLDKINPRYIPLLKETFTFPQSLGILGGKPGASTYIAGVQDDRALYLDPHEVQLAVNIASDNLEADTSSYHCSTVRDMPLDLIDPSLAIGFYCRDKDDFDDFCSRASELAEQANGAPLFTVVQSVQPSKQMYNQDDGSGCSGYGASDNIDTEDLDGSGETGEDEWQIL from the exons ATGACGAGCTTGCCTGAGAGGGGTGCAGCACCGCCATCCAATCCTACGCCGTCGTCGTCGCGCGAGGGGGACGCTGCCGTAGCTTCTTCGTCTTCTTCCGCCTCAGAGGAGCAGAAGAAGGACGGCAGCCCGAAGCAGTGCAAGGCGTCCATCCTCTCGAGCGTTCTCACTATCTTCGAGCCGGACCAGGATCAGTCAGGCAGGTCAGGGGGGCACGCCTCCGGGTCCTATGCTTGGTCGAGGGTTCTGAGGCGGTTTGTGGGTGGCGGCTCCATGTGGCGTTTCCTGGGATGCGGCAAGGCTCTGACCGCTGGCGACGTCTGGTTCCTTGGAAAATGCTACAAGCTGTCGTCCGAGGAGTCATCGAGTGACTCGGATTCTGAGGGCGGGCATGCTGCGTTCTTGGAGGACTTCTCGTCGAGGGTATGGATCACCTACAGGAAAG GTTTTGATGTCATATCCGATTCCAAGCTCACTAGTGATGTCAACTGGGGCTGCATGGTTAGAAGCAGTCAGATGCTGGTTGCACAG GCACTGATTTTTCACCATCTTGGAAGGTCTTGGAGAAAGCCCGCACAGAAT CCATCTGACCCAGAACATACAAGGATCTTACACCTGTTTGGTGATTCTGAAGTCTGTGCTTTCTCCATTCACAATTTACTTCAAGCTGGAAAGAGTTACGGTCTGGCTGCTGGATCATGGGTGGGTCCATATGCTATGTGTCGGGCATGGCAAACCCTTATCCGCACAAACAGAGAGCAACCTGAAGTTATAAATAGGAATGAAAGTTTTCCTATGGCGCTCTATGTGGTCtcgggtgatgaagatggtgaaagagGTGGAGCTCCAGTTGTTTGCATTGATGTTGCTGCTCAGCTTTGCTATGATTTCAACAAGGATCAATCCACATGGTCGCCTATTCTTTTGTTGGTTCCTCTGGTTCTTGGTCTTGACAAAATTAATCCAAG GTACATCCCACTACTAAAGGAGACATTCACATTTCCTCAAAGCTTGGGCATTTTAGGTGGAAAACCTGGAGCATCAACTTACATTGCTGGGGTGCAGGATGACAGGGCACTCTACCTAGATCCCCATGAGGTTCAGCTG GCAGTTAACATAGCATCTGATAACTTGGAGGCGGACACTTCCTCATATCACTGCAG CACTGTCCGTGATATGCCTCTAGACCTGATAGATCCATCCCTGGCTATTGGTTTTTACTGCCGCGACAAAG ATGACTTTGATGATTTCTGTTCTCGGGCCTCGGAGTTGGCAGAGCAGGCGAACGGAGCACCGCTCTTCACTGTCGTGCAGTCAGTTCAGCCGTCGAAACAGATGTATAACCAGGACGACGGGTCCGGCTGTTCAGGCTACGGCGCCTCCGACAACATCGACACCGAGGACCTCGATGGCTCCGGCGAAACAGGAGAAGATGAGTGGCAGATTCTCTGA